The following proteins come from a genomic window of Paenibacillus spongiae:
- a CDS encoding ABC transporter ATP-binding protein translates to MRTPPVIDIVEITRRFGNHTVLDGISLNVEQGELFGLLGPSGSGKTTLIKIMTGIDRADSGTVRMLGEPMPQLRMLQRFGYMAQSDALYSELTAKQNLLFFASLYGLSGAQRKKRIEASMSVVDLLDHLDKPVSAYSGGMKRRLSLAIALLHEPAVLVLDEPTVGIDPVLRQSIWAELLEMRSRGTTIILTTHVMDEADKCDRLGLIRDGKLTAVDSPEALKARTGRSTIEDAFIVLGGGGLA, encoded by the coding sequence GTGCGGACACCGCCAGTTATCGACATCGTTGAGATTACGCGAAGATTCGGCAATCATACCGTTCTGGACGGCATATCGCTTAACGTGGAACAAGGCGAGCTGTTCGGCTTGCTCGGGCCGTCCGGCTCCGGCAAGACGACGCTCATCAAGATTATGACCGGCATCGACCGTGCGGATAGCGGAACCGTCCGCATGCTGGGCGAGCCTATGCCGCAGCTCCGCATGCTGCAGCGCTTCGGCTATATGGCCCAATCTGACGCGCTATACAGCGAATTGACCGCCAAGCAGAACCTCCTGTTTTTTGCGTCCCTATATGGACTGAGCGGAGCGCAGCGGAAGAAACGGATTGAAGCCTCGATGTCTGTCGTCGATTTGCTCGATCACCTCGATAAGCCGGTGTCGGCCTATTCGGGCGGCATGAAACGGAGACTGTCGCTTGCTATCGCGCTGCTTCATGAGCCTGCAGTGCTCGTGCTCGACGAGCCGACAGTCGGGATCGACCCGGTGCTTCGGCAATCGATATGGGCGGAGCTGCTCGAAATGCGCAGCCGCGGCACGACGATTATACTAACGACGCATGTGATGGACGAAGCGGACAAATGCGACCGTCTTGGCCTGATCCGCGACGGCAAGCTGACCGCGGTCGATTCGCCTGAAGCTCTCAAGGCGAGAACCGGCCGTTCGACGATCGAGGATGCATTCATCGTGCTTGGGGGAGGTGGGCTCGCATGA
- a CDS encoding D-sedoheptulose-7-phosphate isomerase: MEPVLEQMIRKYPEMEICLPDIGMAVELLHRTYANGGKVLVCGNGGSASDSEHIVGELMKGFMLRRPVNDSVRTRLNEAFPENGNYLADHLQGALPAISLVSQSALATAFINDVEPDMVFAQQVFGYVNEGDAVIGLSTSGNSKNVLHALQVAKAMGAHAIGLTGRSGGLMNGVCDTVIRVPYDSTPDIQERHLPVYHAICMMLEEAFFTS; the protein is encoded by the coding sequence ATGGAACCTGTCTTGGAGCAAATGATTCGCAAGTATCCGGAGATGGAAATCTGTCTGCCCGATATTGGAATGGCTGTCGAGCTGCTGCATCGCACGTATGCCAACGGAGGCAAGGTGCTCGTCTGCGGGAATGGCGGGAGCGCCTCGGATAGCGAGCATATTGTCGGTGAATTGATGAAGGGCTTTATGCTTCGCCGTCCGGTGAACGATTCGGTCCGCACCCGGCTGAACGAAGCGTTCCCCGAGAATGGCAATTACTTGGCGGATCATCTACAGGGCGCTCTTCCCGCCATCTCGCTTGTGAGCCAGTCGGCGCTGGCCACCGCATTCATCAATGATGTCGAGCCGGATATGGTGTTTGCGCAGCAGGTGTTCGGCTATGTCAACGAAGGAGATGCCGTCATCGGGCTCAGCACGTCCGGCAATTCGAAGAATGTCCTGCATGCCCTGCAGGTGGCCAAAGCCATGGGCGCACATGCGATCGGCTTGACTGGCCGCAGCGGCGGTCTTATGAACGGCGTGTGCGATACGGTAATCCGCGTGCCGTATGACAGCACGCCGGACATTCAGGAGCGGCATTTGCCGGTCTATCATGCGATATGCATGATGCTGGAGGAGGCGTTCTTCACGTCATGA
- a CDS encoding ABC transporter permease, translating into MRIRALAIRIIRQFVRDKRTLALLFLAPLLILTLMKLVFNGQTVEPQIGVVNVPAQMADRLAQSGAALTDFKEKADADAALADGDLDAVLTLSDGKPSIQLEGSDPAKNKSVLMLLQRTMQAASPNVQPAVSYLHGSEEMTSFDSFGPVLVGFFSFFFVFLLAGVSFLRERTSGTLERLLATPIRRSEVVAGYLSGFGLFTLLQAALIAWFAIDILGLYMDGSIWFVLLINLLLSLTALTLGTLLSSYAGSEFQIIQFIPLVIVPQVFFSGLFSLDAMAPWLQKLSYVMPLYYGADAMRSIMLRGEGWGSIQTDVYVLLGFSAVFALLNIAALRKHRAI; encoded by the coding sequence ATGAGAATACGGGCATTGGCTATCCGGATTATCCGCCAATTCGTACGCGACAAGCGGACGCTGGCTCTGCTGTTTCTGGCGCCGCTGCTTATCCTGACGCTGATGAAGCTTGTCTTTAACGGCCAGACTGTAGAGCCGCAGATTGGCGTGGTGAACGTTCCGGCGCAGATGGCTGACCGGTTAGCGCAATCCGGTGCCGCGCTAACCGACTTCAAGGAAAAGGCCGATGCCGACGCCGCGCTTGCAGATGGCGACCTCGACGCGGTGTTGACGCTAAGCGACGGCAAGCCTTCCATCCAGCTGGAAGGCAGTGACCCTGCGAAGAATAAGTCCGTGCTCATGCTGCTTCAACGGACGATGCAAGCGGCGTCGCCGAATGTGCAGCCCGCCGTTTCCTATCTGCACGGCAGCGAGGAGATGACCTCCTTCGATTCTTTCGGTCCTGTTCTGGTTGGCTTCTTCTCCTTCTTCTTCGTCTTTCTGCTTGCGGGCGTTTCCTTCCTGAGGGAGCGCACCAGCGGCACGCTGGAGCGGCTGCTGGCTACGCCGATCCGCCGCTCTGAAGTTGTCGCCGGCTATCTGTCCGGCTTCGGATTGTTCACGCTGCTGCAAGCGGCTCTCATCGCCTGGTTTGCCATCGATATCCTCGGTCTCTATATGGACGGCTCCATCTGGTTCGTGCTGCTCATCAACCTGCTGTTGTCGCTGACGGCATTGACGCTTGGCACGCTGCTTTCCTCTTATGCCGGCAGCGAGTTTCAAATCATTCAATTCATTCCGCTTGTGATCGTCCCGCAGGTATTCTTCTCAGGGTTATTTTCGCTGGATGCGATGGCGCCCTGGCTGCAGAAGCTAAGCTATGTGATGCCGCTCTATTACGGGGCGGATGCCATGCGGAGTATTATGCTGCGGGGTGAAGGCTGGGGAAGCATACAGACCGACGTCTATGTGCTGCTCGGCTTCTCTGCCGTATTCGCTTTGTTAAACATAGCTGCATTGCGTAAACACCGGGCGATTTGA
- a CDS encoding ABC transporter ATP-binding protein — protein MIRIQGLTKTFGTGEAATRALKQVSFDIQQGETVSITGPSGCGKTTLLHLMAGIEQMDAGEVWIGDTPIHLLKERELSRFRLEKMGFVFQSYHLVPVLSAWENAALPLIAQGVKRKAARERAMDALMRVGLADRANRYPSELSGGQNQRVAIARAIVGEPLILWADEPTGALDTDTAEQVVGLLDMLNNHYRTTIVMVTHDPQIAARTHRTIRMQNGRIVHDGGDRS, from the coding sequence ATGATACGTATCCAAGGATTAACGAAGACGTTCGGAACGGGAGAAGCGGCTACCCGTGCACTCAAGCAGGTTAGCTTCGACATTCAGCAGGGCGAGACGGTATCGATTACAGGCCCGTCCGGCTGCGGCAAGACGACATTATTGCATCTGATGGCAGGCATCGAGCAGATGGACGCAGGCGAAGTCTGGATTGGGGATACGCCCATTCACCTGTTGAAGGAACGGGAGCTGTCGCGGTTCCGGCTGGAGAAAATGGGCTTCGTCTTTCAATCGTACCATCTGGTACCGGTTCTGAGCGCTTGGGAGAATGCGGCGCTGCCGCTCATTGCGCAAGGCGTGAAGAGAAAGGCGGCCAGGGAGCGCGCCATGGACGCGCTTATGCGCGTCGGCTTGGCTGACCGGGCCAACCGCTATCCATCCGAGCTGTCGGGCGGTCAGAATCAGAGGGTGGCGATAGCCAGGGCGATCGTCGGAGAACCGCTCATTCTGTGGGCGGACGAGCCGACGGGGGCGCTCGATACGGATACCGCCGAGCAGGTCGTCGGGCTGCTCGATATGCTGAACAACCATTATAGGACGACGATCGTTATGGTCACGCATGATCCGCAAATTGCCGCACGTACCCATCGTACGATCCGCATGCAGAACGGGCGAATCGTTCATGACGGAGGCGACAGGTCATGA
- a CDS encoding FtsX-like permease family protein, whose translation MIGNRLVWKMAWENMRRQWKQTLLTTAAGAIGALLITVSFVNYQSVKHSGDAWIAARFGAIDWELRPMDGDQRAFTAEAADSIMAAYKKGGADVRFLPVVEGDTTLIAGSKEQQRSKTGMLAIGLSADRAESFDSTQPDVWSSSLRPDEAVVDEETAADLNIRQGDGIQLLDHEGKQRLFQVRHVARQTGLTGYRGGNAAAAGTVIVSEEAARKLVGMEHDGYHSLLAGRMDPSDPVQGFSYFENADSEPFQLRMLKYHAESKANNLSVSFIVSMISGVAIASSALLMRQVLVMIAEGRRGMYGVLRAIGISRRQIGGMFAAEALLLSLFSAAAGTLLGTAGGFALVKLFYGVYSEELSRISGASIPVTPYVSIAGSVQLFAVITLFLAAIGLLVARKAGRIRIVEALRDSSAASVSSYKGGKGIRQLAIVCLCAAAVFAHLYQSLIDIPELNGSRMGWILFLWLTGCIGTVVLALRLVSGGAGIFGAIARQLRFPDVSVLLAVRYPNVHRGRTLTIALLFAFVMMTLTFMSSISSMLQRANDVDRTNQTMLGFGGYVGYAAPEQKADILSIVENDPQIAERVASVATVEPYMLLMEKQGSAQAIVPVTDKLVSGGGLKLIERDERFGSDEEVWKAVMNDPAYIVLPISDRYEPGGEGSGERREIRINAGDRITLPIYENKLRTLQEEWTPLAERTFVVAGFADENSDDKTKLHVYDATYVNESVHRELRGYGFKWTNQPELGFVLVQFDYRDVEAAQNLKDRFVVNGIMTFTSPYADNAAEQLVNLQLFRGFIGFTALSALIGLLGLAVVQFRAVRERSKAIAMMRCIGLSGKQITRMFLLEGTVVAVVGLLAGWAIGTTGSNLFIHTVAQDVKPHEEPIPFHYPYDWIIPMLIGLLLAAVLINIGPARAALKLTPGDALRSSNE comes from the coding sequence ATGATCGGCAATCGTCTGGTATGGAAAATGGCATGGGAAAACATGCGCAGACAATGGAAGCAGACATTGCTCACGACTGCCGCCGGAGCGATCGGCGCCCTGCTCATTACGGTCTCGTTCGTCAATTACCAGTCTGTGAAGCATAGCGGCGACGCATGGATCGCCGCACGCTTCGGAGCGATCGACTGGGAGCTGAGACCGATGGACGGAGATCAGCGGGCATTCACGGCCGAAGCGGCCGACTCGATAATGGCGGCTTATAAGAAGGGCGGGGCTGATGTGCGGTTCCTGCCGGTCGTGGAAGGCGATACGACGCTGATTGCCGGAAGCAAGGAGCAGCAGCGGAGCAAGACCGGCATGCTGGCCATCGGATTGTCCGCCGACCGGGCCGAGTCATTCGATTCCACGCAGCCCGATGTCTGGAGCAGCAGCCTTCGGCCCGACGAAGCGGTTGTGGATGAGGAAACCGCGGCTGATTTGAACATCCGTCAGGGAGACGGGATTCAATTGCTTGACCATGAAGGCAAGCAGCGGCTGTTTCAAGTCCGGCACGTTGCCCGGCAGACGGGATTGACCGGTTACCGGGGCGGGAACGCTGCGGCGGCGGGGACGGTTATCGTCAGCGAAGAGGCCGCGCGTAAGCTTGTCGGCATGGAGCATGACGGCTATCATTCGCTGCTGGCCGGACGAATGGATCCAAGCGATCCGGTGCAAGGATTTTCCTATTTCGAGAATGCCGATTCGGAGCCGTTTCAGCTGCGCATGTTGAAATATCATGCCGAGAGCAAAGCCAATAATCTAAGTGTGTCATTCATCGTCTCCATGATCAGCGGGGTGGCCATCGCATCCAGCGCGCTTCTGATGCGGCAGGTGCTGGTCATGATCGCCGAAGGGAGACGGGGGATGTACGGCGTGCTGCGCGCCATTGGGATATCCCGACGTCAGATTGGCGGCATGTTCGCAGCCGAAGCGCTGCTGCTGTCGCTGTTCAGCGCTGCGGCGGGAACGCTGCTTGGCACGGCGGGCGGGTTCGCGCTCGTTAAGCTGTTCTATGGCGTATATTCCGAAGAGCTGTCGAGGATCAGCGGGGCGAGCATTCCGGTTACGCCTTACGTGAGCATAGCCGGCTCCGTTCAATTATTTGCGGTCATAACGCTCTTCTTGGCCGCTATCGGCCTATTGGTTGCGCGGAAAGCCGGCCGTATTCGGATCGTAGAAGCGCTGCGCGATTCATCGGCCGCATCCGTATCCTCATACAAGGGCGGAAAAGGCATCCGTCAGCTTGCTATTGTTTGTTTATGCGCGGCTGCTGTCTTTGCGCATCTGTATCAGTCGCTCATCGATATCCCGGAACTAAACGGCAGCCGCATGGGATGGATTCTATTCTTGTGGCTGACCGGCTGCATTGGAACGGTGGTCCTTGCGCTCCGGCTTGTATCCGGCGGAGCGGGGATATTCGGTGCTATTGCCAGACAGCTGCGATTCCCGGATGTATCCGTGCTGCTTGCCGTCCGATATCCGAACGTGCACCGGGGCCGGACATTGACGATTGCTCTCTTATTCGCATTCGTCATGATGACGCTAACCTTTATGTCGAGTATATCATCCATGCTGCAGAGGGCGAATGACGTGGACCGGACCAACCAGACGATGCTGGGTTTCGGAGGGTATGTCGGGTACGCCGCCCCCGAACAGAAAGCGGACATTCTATCGATCGTGGAGAATGACCCTCAGATCGCGGAACGGGTTGCGTCTGTAGCAACGGTAGAGCCCTATATGCTGCTAATGGAGAAGCAGGGCAGCGCCCAAGCGATTGTTCCGGTCACGGATAAGCTGGTTAGCGGCGGCGGGTTGAAGCTAATCGAGAGAGACGAGCGATTCGGCAGCGATGAAGAGGTGTGGAAGGCGGTCATGAACGATCCGGCCTATATTGTCCTGCCCATATCCGATCGGTACGAGCCAGGGGGCGAAGGAAGCGGCGAAAGGCGGGAGATTCGCATTAACGCCGGCGATCGGATTACGCTGCCGATCTATGAGAACAAGCTTAGGACACTCCAGGAGGAGTGGACGCCATTAGCGGAACGGACGTTTGTAGTTGCCGGATTTGCCGATGAGAATTCAGATGATAAAACCAAGCTTCACGTATACGACGCTACGTATGTGAACGAATCCGTTCACCGGGAGCTGCGGGGCTATGGTTTCAAATGGACGAATCAGCCTGAGCTCGGATTCGTTCTGGTCCAGTTCGATTACAGGGATGTAGAGGCCGCTCAGAACCTCAAGGACAGATTCGTCGTGAACGGAATCATGACGTTCACCTCGCCTTATGCGGACAATGCGGCGGAGCAGCTCGTCAATCTCCAATTGTTCCGCGGATTTATCGGGTTTACGGCATTATCCGCGCTAATCGGGCTTCTTGGCCTTGCCGTCGTACAGTTCCGTGCGGTGCGGGAGAGAAGCAAAGCGATCGCGATGATGCGCTGTATCGGCTTATCCGGCAAGCAGATCACCCGAATGTTCTTGCTCGAAGGGACGGTTGTGGCGGTGGTGGGTTTGTTAGCGGGCTGGGCCATCGGTACGACGGGGTCGAACCTGTTCATTCATACCGTCGCCCAGGATGTGAAGCCTCATGAGGAGCCGATTCCGTTTCATTACCCGTACGATTGGATCATTCCCATGTTGATCGGACTGCTGCTGGCTGCCGTATTGATCAATATCGGGCCGGCCCGGGCGGCTCTCAAGCTGACTCCCGGGGATGCTCTCCGGTCATCCAATGAATGA
- a CDS encoding ROK family protein, with the protein MSVLAGVDIGGTKCAVCLGREAGDGVELIGKRMFPTPSSPEAAIGEFIRKLDELIAEHGTGLPRAIGISCGGPLDSKAGTILSPPNLPNWDRIDVVTPLRERYGVPVGLQNDANACALAEWKWGAGKGRANMIFLTFGTGMGAGLVLNGKLYSGTNDMAGEVGHVRMEKAGPVGYGKAGSFEGFCSGGGIARLARDMAEARLLAGDKPMFCHNAEALNGITTKAVAEAAAAGDELALEVFGIVGRKLGRGLAILVDILNPEIIVIGSIYSRQLGLLEEITMNELRQEALPLAVDVCRVVPAALSENIGDLAALSVALNTLS; encoded by the coding sequence ATGAGCGTCTTGGCCGGAGTCGATATTGGAGGGACCAAATGCGCCGTATGTCTTGGCCGTGAGGCGGGGGACGGCGTGGAATTGATCGGCAAGCGGATGTTTCCGACGCCGTCATCGCCCGAGGCGGCGATCGGGGAGTTCATTCGCAAGCTGGACGAGCTGATCGCCGAGCATGGCACCGGACTGCCCCGCGCGATTGGCATCAGCTGCGGCGGTCCGTTGGACAGCAAGGCCGGAACGATTCTATCGCCACCGAATTTACCGAACTGGGATCGTATCGATGTCGTTACTCCGCTGCGTGAGCGTTACGGCGTGCCGGTCGGCTTGCAGAATGACGCGAATGCATGTGCGCTTGCCGAATGGAAGTGGGGGGCGGGCAAGGGCAGGGCCAACATGATCTTTCTTACCTTTGGCACCGGAATGGGCGCAGGTCTGGTGCTGAACGGCAAATTATACAGCGGAACCAACGATATGGCCGGTGAAGTGGGACATGTCAGGATGGAAAAGGCGGGTCCGGTGGGCTACGGCAAAGCCGGCTCCTTCGAAGGCTTCTGCAGCGGAGGCGGCATCGCCCGCTTGGCCCGGGATATGGCGGAAGCGAGGCTGCTGGCAGGGGACAAGCCGATGTTCTGCCACAATGCCGAGGCGCTGAATGGAATTACGACGAAAGCCGTGGCGGAGGCTGCCGCGGCAGGCGACGAGCTGGCTTTGGAAGTGTTCGGCATCGTGGGGCGCAAGCTAGGACGCGGGCTGGCCATCCTTGTGGATATTTTGAATCCGGAGATCATCGTCATCGGAAGCATCTACAGCCGGCAGCTTGGGCTGCTGGAGGAGATAACGATGAACGAACTGCGGCAAGAAGCGCTGCCGCTTGCAGTGGACGTCTGCCGCGTCGTGCCTGCCGCGCTTTCGGAAAATATCGGAGATCTGGCGGCGCTTTCCGTTGCGCTTAATACGCTGTCCTAG